One Methylophilus sp. TWE2 DNA segment encodes these proteins:
- a CDS encoding methyl-accepting chemotaxis protein, with translation MKINLPVTQKEIELKEGASIVSKTDLKGAITYINREFLEISGFSESELVGKNHNIIRHPDMPAAAFEDLWRTVKAGKPWNGLVKNRCKNGDHYWVEANVAPIREGNTVIGYMSVRNKVTRAQIEQAERLYQQMREGKMPKPAWSETLIAKVQDLPILYKLSAAMLTPVVVMSGFDLYRHHPDAWLGMGLGLTAALVAGGLFTLKLKKSVSVMTDAIQGLAGGELNCKIDTRGNDEVGSLMKTLKSMQIKIGFDVNDSRKMAEEAGRLQAALDQSTTAFTYSDSHQQLQYMNDSARKLWEEMANEIAKTHPEFKVAGMIGQNLASYLPEDIRSTFEEVSKTPKLMELSLYGKKIQVAVISAFNAQGEYLGRMTQWEDKTAEHIGQQEVFRLVNAAAAGNLKERVNISKLPVGFVKEIGEGINQILDALITPLNVAAKYVADISQGHIPAKITDHYNGDFNTIKDNLNQCIDALNTLIAEMNHMSAEHDAGDIDVQIDVSRFDGAYRSMASGINQMVDGHIAVKKKAMACVKGLGEGDFDAPLERFPGKKGFINDTIEQVRANLKALNADTVMLAEAAKEGRVTLRADVSRHPGDYRNIIDGINNTLDMIVEPIIAVTEAVETITTAANEISSGNSDLSARTEQQASSLEQTAASMEELASTVKQNAENAKQANQLALTASGVAVKGGEVVSEVVATMSAINESAKKIEDIISVIDGIAFQTNILALNAAVEAARAGEQGRGFAVVAGEVRSLAQRSASAAKEIKELITDSVNKTTEGTKLVENAGSTMDEVVSSVQRVADIISEISAASTEQTTGIDQVNQAVTSMDETTQQNAALVEEAAAAAESLVDQANQLADVISKFKLEGKGNTGFTATPKSTSDSRGYSAPRPAADSRSGHVKKQQTSKPSASATRVHSKTGTDDSDWEEF, from the coding sequence ATGAAAATCAACTTACCAGTCACTCAAAAAGAGATTGAGCTTAAAGAGGGGGCCTCTATCGTATCCAAAACCGATTTGAAAGGGGCAATTACCTATATCAATCGGGAGTTTCTTGAGATCAGCGGATTCAGCGAGTCCGAACTGGTCGGAAAAAATCATAACATTATTCGTCATCCGGATATGCCAGCCGCGGCATTTGAAGACTTGTGGCGTACGGTGAAGGCAGGAAAACCATGGAATGGCTTGGTGAAAAACCGTTGTAAAAATGGTGATCATTACTGGGTTGAGGCCAATGTGGCACCCATCCGTGAAGGCAACACCGTGATTGGCTATATGTCTGTGCGTAATAAAGTGACCCGTGCGCAGATTGAGCAGGCGGAAAGGCTCTATCAGCAAATGCGCGAGGGTAAAATGCCAAAGCCTGCCTGGAGCGAAACGCTGATTGCAAAAGTGCAAGACTTGCCGATTCTGTATAAGCTTTCAGCCGCAATGTTGACTCCGGTCGTTGTGATGTCTGGTTTTGATCTCTATCGTCATCATCCTGATGCCTGGTTAGGGATGGGGCTAGGTTTGACAGCAGCCTTAGTGGCTGGAGGCTTGTTCACGCTCAAGTTGAAAAAATCCGTTTCTGTCATGACAGATGCCATTCAAGGCCTGGCGGGTGGAGAGCTCAACTGCAAAATCGATACCCGTGGCAATGATGAAGTTGGCAGTTTGATGAAGACACTCAAATCCATGCAAATCAAGATCGGATTTGATGTGAACGACTCCAGAAAAATGGCAGAAGAAGCAGGTCGATTACAAGCAGCACTCGATCAGAGTACTACCGCCTTTACCTATAGTGACAGTCACCAGCAACTGCAATACATGAATGACTCGGCGCGTAAGCTTTGGGAGGAGATGGCAAATGAGATTGCCAAGACTCACCCCGAATTTAAAGTAGCGGGCATGATTGGTCAGAATTTGGCGAGTTATCTGCCTGAGGATATTCGCTCCACATTTGAAGAGGTCTCAAAAACACCCAAGTTGATGGAGCTTTCACTTTACGGTAAGAAAATACAGGTTGCCGTGATATCTGCATTCAATGCTCAAGGAGAGTATCTTGGCCGCATGACGCAATGGGAAGATAAAACAGCGGAGCATATAGGGCAGCAGGAAGTGTTCAGGCTGGTCAATGCTGCTGCGGCAGGTAATCTTAAAGAGCGTGTTAATATCAGCAAGCTGCCGGTGGGATTTGTCAAAGAAATCGGCGAGGGTATCAATCAGATACTGGATGCGTTGATTACACCCTTGAATGTGGCGGCTAAATACGTGGCAGACATTTCACAAGGCCATATCCCAGCCAAGATTACTGATCACTACAATGGTGACTTCAATACCATTAAAGACAACCTGAACCAGTGTATTGACGCGTTGAATACGTTGATCGCTGAAATGAACCACATGAGTGCCGAGCATGATGCTGGCGATATTGACGTTCAGATTGATGTGTCCAGGTTTGATGGTGCTTATCGCAGCATGGCAAGTGGTATTAATCAGATGGTGGATGGGCATATTGCCGTGAAGAAAAAAGCCATGGCCTGTGTGAAGGGCTTGGGCGAAGGCGATTTTGATGCACCTCTGGAACGATTCCCTGGTAAAAAAGGCTTTATCAATGACACCATTGAGCAAGTACGAGCCAACTTGAAAGCCTTGAATGCTGATACCGTTATGCTGGCTGAAGCAGCCAAGGAAGGACGTGTCACTTTACGCGCAGATGTGTCACGGCACCCAGGTGATTACCGAAACATTATAGATGGCATTAACAACACCTTGGACATGATTGTAGAACCGATCATTGCCGTGACTGAAGCGGTGGAAACCATCACCACTGCCGCCAATGAAATCTCCAGTGGTAACTCAGACTTGTCTGCCCGTACTGAACAACAGGCTTCCAGCCTGGAGCAAACTGCGGCCAGCATGGAAGAATTGGCCTCTACCGTGAAACAGAATGCTGAGAATGCCAAGCAAGCTAACCAGCTGGCATTAACTGCGTCAGGTGTCGCCGTGAAGGGCGGGGAGGTAGTCAGTGAGGTCGTTGCCACCATGAGCGCGATTAACGAAAGTGCCAAGAAGATCGAAGACATTATTTCTGTCATTGACGGCATTGCCTTCCAGACCAACATTCTGGCCTTGAACGCGGCGGTAGAAGCGGCACGTGCAGGCGAGCAAGGCCGTGGTTTTGCGGTCGTGGCGGGCGAGGTCCGTAGCCTGGCACAGCGTTCAGCCAGTGCTGCGAAAGAGATCAAAGAGCTGATTACCGACTCTGTGAATAAAACCACAGAAGGCACCAAGCTGGTTGAGAATGCCGGTAGCACCATGGACGAGGTCGTCTCCTCTGTACAGCGAGTGGCTGACATTATCAGTGAGATCTCAGCAGCGTCTACTGAGCAGACCACAGGGATTGACCAGGTGAACCAGGCGGTGACCAGCATGGACGAAACCACCCAGCAGAATGCGGCATTGGTAGAAGAGGCTGCGGCTGCGGCGGAATCATTGGTTGATCAGGCCAATCAGCTGGCAGATGTGATCAGTAAGTTCAAGCTGGAAGGAAAAGGTAATACCGGCTTCACTGCAACGCCCAAATCAACTTCTGATAGCCGTGGATATTCAGCACCGAGGCCTGCTGCTGATTCGCGCTCTGGCCATGTCAAAAAACAGCAGACCTCGAAACCTTCCGCCAGTGCGACCAGAGTCCATTCAAAGACAGGCACTGACGATTCGGATTGGGAAGAGTTCTAG
- a CDS encoding methyl-accepting chemotaxis protein, whose amino-acid sequence MFSTIINKLAAGTRGYQDTLNQVAEFSALRAEINKARAIVELDAKGKISHVNDNLCQSLGYQTNELVGQHHRSLLPQSESNTPEYEQFWAALQSGKSQVGSFKLVNKGRQDTWFQGYYAPVMQGTQLRKVVAYLTDITADKQRNLLLQEEESALNQSFGVMECDMQGHILSCNDMFLAPLEFSHEEVIGKHVSMLIKASTSQSDEYKQMWENLRQGQNCKLEICRVSKSGKEYWFSSSYVPVKDDAGEPAKVKVYSYCVTEQKQLALDLQGQVAAINAAQGVIQFDLKGNILHANDNFLKLTGYTLAEVVGKHHAMFVSERYKNSQEYQDFWAKLGRGEEDAGVYHRYGKQGQDIWLQAAYSPIIGLDGQPYKVVKYATDITKAVLADKAQKAKAREAAMIKQALESSSNNLMVADNDGIITYMNSSTLELMRESASTFKELFPSFNPDKLIGQNFDLFHKSPAHQRNLLASLTGKHVAELPIGSMFFRLTANPLMDESGERIGSVVEWVNLTEEKRLENEIKTVVENAVDGDLSSRLDETKAKGSAVKTMVAINQLLDTFSDILVRVREAGETINTAAHEISSGNNDLSSRTEQQASNLEETASSMEELASTVRQNAENARQANQMAEAASQVAIRGGDVVGNVVTTMSAINESAHKIEDIISVIDGIAFQTNILALNAAVEAARAGEQGRGFAVVAGEVRNLAQRSASAAKEIKELITDSVNKTADGTKLVQTAGETMHEVVTSVQRVTDIMSEITAASAEQSSGINQVNDAVNHMDEVTQQNAALVEEAAAAAESLVEQASNLMDTVNRFKLRGSSQTSHAARPAATSRAPVASMPARQPKPAAATSHPPVKAAKTGTDNQDWEEF is encoded by the coding sequence CTAGGGGTTATCAGGATACATTAAACCAAGTGGCTGAATTTAGTGCACTTAGGGCAGAAATCAACAAAGCGAGAGCGATTGTTGAGCTGGATGCCAAGGGCAAAATTAGCCATGTCAACGACAATCTGTGTCAATCACTGGGATACCAAACAAATGAACTGGTAGGGCAGCATCATCGTAGCTTGTTGCCCCAGTCTGAATCCAATACGCCAGAGTACGAACAGTTCTGGGCTGCCTTGCAGTCAGGCAAATCTCAAGTAGGCTCATTCAAGCTGGTCAATAAAGGCCGACAGGATACCTGGTTTCAGGGGTATTACGCGCCTGTGATGCAAGGCACACAGTTGCGTAAAGTGGTGGCCTACTTAACGGATATCACAGCTGACAAACAACGTAACCTGCTTTTGCAGGAAGAAGAAAGCGCCTTGAATCAGTCTTTTGGCGTCATGGAGTGCGATATGCAGGGCCATATTCTTTCCTGCAATGACATGTTTTTAGCCCCGCTTGAGTTCAGTCACGAAGAGGTGATTGGAAAACATGTTTCTATGCTGATTAAAGCATCGACCTCACAAAGCGATGAATATAAGCAAATGTGGGAAAATCTGCGGCAAGGCCAGAATTGCAAGCTTGAGATTTGTCGTGTTTCCAAATCAGGCAAGGAATATTGGTTTAGCTCCAGTTATGTGCCAGTGAAGGACGATGCTGGTGAGCCAGCCAAAGTTAAAGTGTATTCGTACTGCGTCACAGAACAGAAGCAACTCGCGTTAGACCTGCAAGGTCAGGTGGCGGCGATCAACGCAGCACAAGGCGTGATACAGTTTGACCTGAAAGGCAACATTCTGCATGCCAATGACAATTTCCTCAAACTCACTGGGTACACCCTGGCTGAAGTCGTTGGTAAACATCATGCCATGTTTGTGAGCGAGCGCTACAAAAATAGCCAGGAATATCAAGACTTCTGGGCAAAGCTGGGACGCGGTGAAGAGGACGCCGGGGTTTATCATCGCTATGGCAAACAAGGCCAGGATATCTGGTTGCAAGCGGCATACAGCCCGATTATTGGACTGGATGGCCAACCTTACAAAGTAGTTAAGTACGCAACAGATATTACAAAAGCGGTACTGGCAGATAAAGCGCAAAAGGCAAAAGCACGTGAAGCCGCCATGATCAAACAGGCGCTGGAGTCATCTTCAAACAACCTGATGGTGGCTGACAATGACGGCATCATTACTTATATGAACTCAAGCACACTGGAACTAATGCGCGAGTCAGCAAGTACTTTTAAAGAATTATTCCCGTCTTTTAATCCGGACAAACTGATCGGTCAAAACTTTGACCTGTTCCACAAAAGCCCGGCACATCAACGCAATCTTCTGGCCAGCCTGACCGGCAAGCATGTGGCTGAGCTGCCAATCGGGAGTATGTTTTTCCGTCTGACTGCCAACCCATTGATGGATGAAAGTGGCGAACGTATTGGCAGTGTGGTTGAGTGGGTGAATTTGACAGAAGAAAAACGGCTTGAAAATGAAATTAAAACCGTCGTTGAAAATGCTGTAGATGGCGACCTTTCTTCCAGATTGGATGAGACTAAAGCCAAAGGTTCAGCCGTGAAAACAATGGTCGCCATTAACCAATTGCTGGATACTTTCAGCGATATATTGGTGCGTGTACGTGAAGCAGGTGAAACCATTAATACGGCTGCACATGAAATCTCTAGCGGTAACAATGATCTCTCTAGTCGGACGGAACAACAGGCATCTAATCTTGAAGAGACAGCTTCCAGCATGGAGGAATTGGCCTCTACAGTCAGACAGAATGCCGAGAATGCCCGCCAGGCAAATCAGATGGCAGAAGCAGCTTCGCAAGTGGCGATTCGCGGCGGTGACGTCGTCGGTAACGTCGTCACTACCATGAGCGCCATTAATGAAAGTGCCCACAAAATTGAAGACATTATTTCTGTCATCGATGGAATCGCTTTCCAGACCAATATCCTGGCCTTAAACGCTGCGGTAGAAGCCGCTCGTGCCGGCGAGCAGGGAAGAGGTTTTGCGGTAGTGGCTGGTGAAGTACGCAACCTGGCCCAGCGTTCAGCCAGTGCAGCCAAAGAAATCAAGGAGTTGATTACCGACTCTGTGAATAAAACGGCTGATGGGACTAAACTGGTGCAAACAGCTGGTGAAACCATGCATGAAGTCGTCACTTCAGTACAGCGCGTGACCGATATCATGAGCGAAATTACGGCTGCATCTGCAGAACAAAGCTCCGGGATTAACCAGGTCAATGATGCCGTGAACCATATGGATGAAGTGACGCAACAGAATGCTGCCCTGGTCGAAGAAGCGGCAGCCGCAGCGGAATCACTGGTAGAGCAAGCATCTAACCTCATGGATACAGTGAACAGGTTTAAACTGCGTGGCTCAAGTCAAACGTCGCATGCGGCCCGCCCTGCGGCGACCAGTCGCGCGCCAGTAGCCTCCATGCCTGCGCGCCAGCCCAAGCCGGCTGCTGCAACCAGTCACCCACCCGTTAAAGCTGCCAAAACTGGCACCGATAATCAGGATTGGGAAGAGTTCTAA